The Paramixta manurensis region ACTGGCGCTTTTTTGCAATCCATTGCCGGTCATACGGTGCCGGACGCCGCCGATTCAGGGTTACTTCCAACGCTGTGCTGGAAAATGCCCGGAGAGCAACCGGTCTACGGGCTAGATGGCGGGGTATATAACGCCGCCTCGGCGATTAATTGGGCGCGTAAAATTGGCCTGTTTACCGATCTCGAAGAGTTCAGCGACTTTCCCGACCAGCCAGCGATAGCGCGCGGGTTAGCCTTTGTCCCGGCGCTTTCCGGGTTAGGTTGCCCCTACTGGGACCGTTCCGCCGCGGGCTTATGGGCCGGTTTGTCACTGGAAACCGAACGTAAAGACATGCTGCAATCAATCCTGGAAGGGATCGCCATTCGTTCCGCCGAAGTGATTGCGGCGATGGAGAAAATTAGCCCAGTGGGGGATGCCATTTCCGTCGATGGCGGTCTTTCGTCAAACACCTATTTTCGGCAGTTTTTAGCCAACCTGATTAAAAAACGGGTGGTGGTGCCGGATAACCGCGAAATGACGGCGCAAGGCGTTGCCCTGCTGGCGCGTAAAGGCCTGGGGATTGAACGGCCATTGAAACTCAATGCCCATCATGAAACTACGCACCCCACCGCGAGCGATCTGTCGCCTTTTTACACCAAATATCAGGATATTATCGCGCGCTCCCGTAATCTGCGCGATCAATAAGCGCGCCAATTAACCGGTAGAAACCTTTCTGCCTGACTAAACGTGAGTATTGTATGAGAAAGATTTTTCTTGCCTGCCCTTATAGCCATGCCGACCAGGAAGTGGTGAACGCACGCTTTGTAGCCTGTAATGAAGTTGCCGCCACGATTATTGAATCCGGTAACCTTGTTTTTAGCCAGGTCACGATGTCGCACCCAATTAACCTGGCGTTTACCCACACCGAAAAGAGCCAGGTCGGTAAACGCTGGGCGCCAGTCGACGCGGTATTTATGGCGGCGATGGAGGAGTTAATTATTGTTGATCTGCCTGGATGGGATCAAAGCGCCGGGATTCAGCGCGAAATTGAGTTTTTTAAAGCCCGCAATCAGCGGGTGAGCTTATGGTCAGACGTTAAAGACGAATTTCCGCTACAGGCGTAATATTCGCTGGGGGCCAGTTTTTGTTGACCACTTCAGACTGAAGACAACGAAAAGTAAAGGGGCATTACGCCCCTCTGGTATTAGGCTTGTTTCTTCTCGTTCCACGCATCAGAGTGAAGAATGTTACCGTCTTTATACAGATGGGTGATTTTCTCATAGCTCAAGGAAACCTCTTCCATGTGCCCTGTACCGGTTACGTTTCGGGTATCGTGCATCAGTGGACTATGACTAACACGCCCATGAACATCACAAGATCCCATAATCTGGGAACCGCCATCATCATTTAAGATTAGGTGAACAGGTACCGCCATTTCTTTAGCTCCTTGCGTTAGTCGTATAACCATTTCCCGGCTTTAGCTGAATCGATCAGCATACCGATAGTGAAATCTGGAACGGGGATCGGGGAAAATTTCTTGAACGGATTCCATGAAAAAGGCTCGTCAGGGTAGTATGTTTCAATCTTAAAGTGGCCCCGTTCAACCCGGAACGCTTTGAAGAATTCATCCATCAAATCTTCGGCTTCGCCAACATCCAACTGCATATCAGTATCAAAGTCAGTTTCCAGTGTTAGCCGCTTTTGCTTTTTGTCGTTATTAAACAAATAAACACCGTTATAGCGCCTTGCCAACGCAAATACACGTTGCTCAATGTCATCTACCATAATTTATCGTTACCCCGTGCTACGCGGTTATAGTCACGTATAGCGCAGTAGGTGATCTGTGAGCCGTATTGAAAATAAACACCATGAAAAAGAGTTCAGAGGCGGTAAGATTCGATTTTCCCGCATAGAAGTATGTTCCGTTTAGTTCTTCTACTGTATCCATCAGTAACTCTGTAATCTCTAATGTAATCTCTAATGATTTGCTCGCTTATCGTACACCTTGAGTAATCAGATAGGGGGAAAAATATTTCGGGGAAATTCTGGTTTTAGATGGTAGGGGCCAAACCAGCCCCCACCGCTCTCACCCTTCAAAACTAATCCGCAATGCGCCCGGCGTCATGACTTCCGTTAGATCAACATGCTTCAGCAAAATACGCCGTTCGGGCATACAGTGATGGCGGCGGCGATAGAGCACCTTGTCGCCATTACGTACCACGATATAGCCGTTACCCGGATGCTCGACGCGCAGATTAAATGTCACGTCGTCTAGCGCGCCTGCGCGGCGGATGACGCTGGGAGCGGAGATACGAAAAATATCATCATGCTGTACCGGAATGAGCGAACCCGCTTCCTGCGTCTCATGCAAAACGTCAGCAATATAGCGCCCAACACGCCTCCCTTCCTGGTAACACTGATCGCCCATATCCGCCGGATGCGTCATATTGCCGACCGCAAAATAATGCGGATCGGAACAGCAGCCGTGCTGATCGAACAGCGGACGCCCGGTTGAGCTATCACTCGCTAAATGGCTTTTACGGATCAAGGTATATTCCCCGGTAAATTTACCGGTAAAAATGACGCTATCACAGCGCAGAGTCTTCACTTCACCGGCTTGATTGGTTATCTCAATTCCCTGTACCCGTTCACCTCCCTGTATCGCACTCAGGTGATGACCGAGATAAACCGGTACTCGCAGCAGTTTGGCAAACCACAAGCTTGGCCGCCATGCGGTCGGGCGCGGATTATCATCCACCATCGCCACCGGTCGAATTCCGGCGTTACGCAGCGTCCATAGCGCTGAGAAGCTCACCAGTTCGGTTCCTACAATGACTGGTTGCTCGCCCGGTCTCAAGCCGCGTAGATAAACAAATTGCTGCAAGGCGCCTGCGGTTAACACCCCCTGTGGCCTGACTCCGCTGACCAAACGCGCATGACGCGGCGTTTCACGCACGCCGGTGGCCAATACCACTTTACGCGCCTGCAAGGTTTCCATACCGTTATCAGAAGTTATCTCAATCACGCCGCCGGGTTTCAGCGCGGTCACCGTAGTGTTGGTACGAACCGGATATGCAACGCGTTTAACCAACTTTTCGGCCCACACATGCCCACTCATTGGGCGATGAAATGTTTGCAGGCCAAAAGTGGGATGACGGCAATGTCTCGGCACGCCGCCGGCCTGATTTTCACGCTCCAGCAGCAGAACATCTTTAATGCCCGCTTCATTTAATGCATGAGCGACCGCCAGCCCTGAGGGCCCGGCGCCAATAATAATCACCTCATAAATTCTGCTCATGTTACCTTCCCGGTGACCAGCGTGTTCTCAAAGCGGCCATTGATAATTTCAGCCACGTTGTTACTACAAAAAAAGCCATTACAGCGCCCCATCATGACGCGCGTTCTGCGCCGCAGGCCGCCAATACACTCGGGCGGAACGGCGGAATCAAACGCCGCCTCAATCTCACGCCGGGTCACCAACTCACAGTGGCAGACAATGCCGCCGTTACCGGCACAGGTATAGTCGCGCGCGGAATATTCAGAAAGCATCGGCATCTGCGGCCATGTCAACTCAGCGGGCGGCGCAAGCGCAAACAGCGCCGGGAAGCGCTCGCGATACAGCGTTTCAAGGTGTGCCGCGATCCCTAACGCCGCAGTTAGGCCGGTCGAGCGGATACCGCCCACCGTGATCCATTGGTTTTCGGGATAATCGAAAATGCGATACGCTTTTTTCTCGGTGGCGGGGCGCAGCCCGGCATAGGTGGCGGTAACGCTGTAATCGGTTAGAGCCGGTAAAATACGCTGTCCCTTTTCCACCAACTGGTGCAATACCGTTTCATTCACTTCCGCCTTATCGCGCTCTGGCTGCTCCTCAGCGGTTGGGCCTAATAATAAATTGCCAAAGATGGTTTTTGATAACAGCACGCCTTTGGTGGTCGGCGTTGGTACCGGCAGAATAATCGCCTCAATTTTCTCAGCCGCCGGTTTGTCGAATACCAGAAATTGCCCTTTACGCGGTTTGATCTGAAACTCAGGGTGGCGCCACAACCCATCAATCAGATCGCCATAATTACCCGCACAGTTAATTACCAGTTTGGCGCGATACTCGCCGTCCGAAGTGCTTAACCGCCAGCCATCGTCGACGAAAGTCGCCGCCTGTACTTCACAGTTAAAACGGTATTGGCCGCCATGTTTCACCGCCTGCGTCATATAAGCCAGCGGTGCGCTCCAGGGATCAATCACGCTTTCCCCCGGTACCCACACCCCGCCTAGCGCGCCGGATGCGAGGTTTTTCTCACGCTGATAAACCTCTGACGCATTAATTTGCCGTACATCCGTCACGCCATTTTGGTGCGCCTGGTGAACAATCGCGGGTAACTCAGCCAGTTGCTCCTCGTTCCACGCCACCACGATGGCGCCGGTTTTTAGTAACGGCAGATTCATTTTGGTGTGGATATCCACATACTCGCGGTAACCGGCCTGCATACAATCCAACTCAAGGCTATCGGGCGGCGCATCAAAGCCGGTATGTAAAATCGCGCTATTGGCCTTACTGGCGCCGGAAAGAATATCGCCGCCCTTCTCCAATAATAACGTGCGCGCGCCCATGAGCGTGAAGCGGCGAAAGGCGGCGCAGCCCACCACGCCACCGCCAATGATAATCACATCAACATTGTTGCTCTGCTGTGCCATAAGGATTTACTCACGTTCGGAAGATGCGATAATAACAACATAAAGCCACACTAAAAACAACTAACAACAACACAAAAACCACACAAACAAAACACAATTTGTTTATCTCGCTAACAAAAAAACCGGGTGTGCAAAGCACACCCGGTTTTCCTCACCTCACCCGCGATTTATCAGGCGCCGGGCGCTCGGCGGTAAAATCTCATAGGGAGCAATATAGCCATCGGGGTCAAGACACCAGCCTTGCTGTTGTACCGCGTCCACAATCGCTTTATCCCACACCACCCGCTTACGACCGTCACCACGGGTGGTCACCGTCACTTCACACGCTTCATCCAGCGCGCGATAGCGGCGCCAACTGTTTTCCGGTATGGAGACAACGGAACGCGGCGGTGCGGTTATCGTCACCTCTTCGCCTGCGCGATTGAAAGTGATCTCCAGCGTGCCGCTAAACACCATCAATACCTGAACTTGCTCGCAGCAGTGTGCGCCAACCTGTCCGTCCGCCGGGATTTTTAACCACTCGACCGAAAAGCCATGTGGACGCACGATACGCGGATGCATATCACGATCCTGGCTGATGCCATAACCAATTACTGGCGCCAGTTGTGCGCCGTGTCCCGGCAACACCGCATCGAGGAGCGCGCGTGATGACCAGGCGCGTTGCTCGCCAGTGACGGCAAACTCTGCCATTTGCTGCGGCGAATACTCTTTTAGTTCAGCAATATACTCTGCCGACAGCGGCGGCATCAGATCCGCTTCTTGCGGGATCGCATCGCCGTTATGGGTATCAATCAGCATATTATCGCGGCTGAGATACATACCATATTCTGCCGACGCCTCCAGCACCGAAGGGTGCCAAATAATGCCGCCGGTGTTATCGCCGCCCAACACGGTAAATACCCAGCCGTCGGTTTCCTGCGCGGAAACGTTGGTAAAGCCGCGGAAGATCCAGGTTGGGATAGTTAAAATGGCGGGCGCGCTAAATTCCGCTTCATGCTCGCCCTGCGCGCCCCAACGGAACCGCCAGCTCCCTTCATGGATCAGGAACACTTCAGCGGTAAAGTGCAAATGGAGGTTATTCGTCACGCCTTTCGGCATCGCGGCGGCGCCAATATTAAAGCCGTGCGGCTGTGGGATATTAACCACCTGGCTTGAGGATTGCGTCACGCCAGGTCCAATAAAGGAGTAGTTCTGTTTTAAATCGGAACCGGGCAGACGGCAGTCAATAAACGCCACGCTGCATGACACCATATCATCCGGGGTGACCAGCCGCCGACGCGCTTCTTGTTGGGTCAGGATGTTATCAGTCATAAAACCTCCATTAGTAACCTGAGCCGGAACGGGCCGGGAGTGCCTCACCGCGTGCGTGCGCCACCGCCTCTCG contains the following coding sequences:
- a CDS encoding DUF1937 family protein — its product is MRKIFLACPYSHADQEVVNARFVACNEVAATIIESGNLVFSQVTMSHPINLAFTHTEKSQVGKRWAPVDAVFMAAMEELIIVDLPGWDQSAGIQREIEFFKARNQRVSLWSDVKDEFPLQA
- a CDS encoding DUF1493 family protein → MVDDIEQRVFALARRYNGVYLFNNDKKQKRLTLETDFDTDMQLDVGEAEDLMDEFFKAFRVERGHFKIETYYPDEPFSWNPFKKFSPIPVPDFTIGMLIDSAKAGKWLYD
- a CDS encoding NAD(P)/FAD-dependent oxidoreductase, whose translation is MSRIYEVIIIGAGPSGLAVAHALNEAGIKDVLLLERENQAGGVPRHCRHPTFGLQTFHRPMSGHVWAEKLVKRVAYPVRTNTTVTALKPGGVIEITSDNGMETLQARKVVLATGVRETPRHARLVSGVRPQGVLTAGALQQFVYLRGLRPGEQPVIVGTELVSFSALWTLRNAGIRPVAMVDDNPRPTAWRPSLWFAKLLRVPVYLGHHLSAIQGGERVQGIEITNQAGEVKTLRCDSVIFTGKFTGEYTLIRKSHLASDSSTGRPLFDQHGCCSDPHYFAVGNMTHPADMGDQCYQEGRRVGRYIADVLHETQEAGSLIPVQHDDIFRISAPSVIRRAGALDDVTFNLRVEHPGNGYIVVRNGDKVLYRRRHHCMPERRILLKHVDLTEVMTPGALRISFEG
- a CDS encoding NAD(P)/FAD-dependent oxidoreductase, translating into MAQQSNNVDVIIIGGGVVGCAAFRRFTLMGARTLLLEKGGDILSGASKANSAILHTGFDAPPDSLELDCMQAGYREYVDIHTKMNLPLLKTGAIVVAWNEEQLAELPAIVHQAHQNGVTDVRQINASEVYQREKNLASGALGGVWVPGESVIDPWSAPLAYMTQAVKHGGQYRFNCEVQAATFVDDGWRLSTSDGEYRAKLVINCAGNYGDLIDGLWRHPEFQIKPRKGQFLVFDKPAAEKIEAIILPVPTPTTKGVLLSKTIFGNLLLGPTAEEQPERDKAEVNETVLHQLVEKGQRILPALTDYSVTATYAGLRPATEKKAYRIFDYPENQWITVGGIRSTGLTAALGIAAHLETLYRERFPALFALAPPAELTWPQMPMLSEYSARDYTCAGNGGIVCHCELVTRREIEAAFDSAVPPECIGGLRRRTRVMMGRCNGFFCSNNVAEIINGRFENTLVTGKVT
- a CDS encoding cupin, with the translated sequence MTDNILTQQEARRRLVTPDDMVSCSVAFIDCRLPGSDLKQNYSFIGPGVTQSSSQVVNIPQPHGFNIGAAAMPKGVTNNLHLHFTAEVFLIHEGSWRFRWGAQGEHEAEFSAPAILTIPTWIFRGFTNVSAQETDGWVFTVLGGDNTGGIIWHPSVLEASAEYGMYLSRDNMLIDTHNGDAIPQEADLMPPLSAEYIAELKEYSPQQMAEFAVTGEQRAWSSRALLDAVLPGHGAQLAPVIGYGISQDRDMHPRIVRPHGFSVEWLKIPADGQVGAHCCEQVQVLMVFSGTLEITFNRAGEEVTITAPPRSVVSIPENSWRRYRALDEACEVTVTTRGDGRKRVVWDKAIVDAVQQQGWCLDPDGYIAPYEILPPSARRLINRG